A window of Dorea formicigenerans contains these coding sequences:
- a CDS encoding phosphatidylserine decarboxylase, which produces MAVTYITRDGTKIDGTTGQDHLLEVIYGHALTRMLLRPFLSPAVSDICGKFLSTRLSRRIIPSFVKKNHIDLGIYEKQEFDSYNAFFTRKIKAEQRPINEQKNILISPSDGKVTAYPITQKGRFWIKHTQYSAAQLLKDERLAERYMGGWIYVIRLTVDDYHRYCYVADGRKSRQRKIRGVLHTVNPVANDYYPIYKMNSREYCLLKTKELGTILLMEVGALMVGKINNHEEDSAQVKRGDEKGMFEFGGSTIVVMTEPGMAEPDKDIIHNTKAQAETLVKMGEPIGCKYE; this is translated from the coding sequence GGCTGTGACATATATCACTCGTGATGGAACGAAAATAGACGGAACGACTGGACAGGATCACCTGTTAGAAGTTATTTATGGTCATGCGCTGACCAGAATGCTGCTCCGCCCATTTTTGTCTCCGGCAGTTTCTGATATTTGTGGAAAGTTTTTAAGTACAAGACTTTCCAGGAGGATAATCCCTTCCTTTGTAAAAAAGAATCACATTGATCTTGGTATTTATGAAAAGCAGGAATTTGATTCCTATAATGCATTTTTTACAAGGAAGATCAAGGCGGAGCAAAGACCGATCAATGAACAGAAAAATATTCTGATCAGCCCAAGCGACGGAAAAGTCACTGCATATCCAATCACGCAGAAAGGGAGATTCTGGATCAAACACACACAGTACTCGGCAGCGCAGCTTTTAAAAGATGAGCGTTTGGCAGAACGTTATATGGGCGGCTGGATTTATGTGATCCGTCTGACAGTGGATGATTATCACCGGTACTGCTATGTGGCAGATGGACGAAAGTCAAGGCAGCGGAAGATTCGCGGCGTACTTCATACAGTGAACCCAGTGGCAAATGATTACTATCCAATTTACAAAATGAATTCGAGGGAATACTGTCTTCTAAAGACAAAGGAGCTAGGAACAATCCTTCTTATGGAAGTAGGAGCTTTGATGGTTGGGAAAATCAATAATCATGAAGAAGATTCTGCTCAGGTAAAACGTGGTGACGAAAAAGGAATGTTCGAATTCGGTGGTTCTACGATTGTGGTGATGACAGAGCCTGGCATGGCAGAACCGGACAAGGATATTATCCACAATACAAAAGCACAGGCAGAGACATTGGTAAAAATGGGCGAGCCTATTGGTTGTAAATATGAATAA